The following DNA comes from Mastomys coucha isolate ucsf_1 unplaced genomic scaffold, UCSF_Mcou_1 pScaffold11, whole genome shotgun sequence.
CCCCACACCTGCTTCGTGACTGGGTGGGGATACATAAAAGAGAAGGGTAAGTATATGTGGGAGCTCCTCGGTGGGCACTGGAGCCCATTCTCCTTGCTGGCTGTCCTTTCGTGGCAGGGGTCATGACGTGAGGCTGAGCTGTTTCAGTTCTCCTCATGGCATCATGGCACAGATCCTTTCATGACTGGAGACGTCAGTGTGAGAGAAGCTGAGTCCCATGTCTAAGGTCATGATGTCCAGATTGTCGGAGGGCATGAACTGCAGTAGCCTGCCTCCCTAGGGAAAGGTGAACGACTGGTACAAGTAGAACCTTGACATGGTTTAGAATGTagcaaaattgtgtgtgtgtgtctgtcagctGGAGGGCCCAGCTGATGGACTTTGAACACTGGAAACTTAAACTGAAGCAGCATTTGCAAAAGTCCCCTGGATATGGCTTTGTTGCCACGGGAAACACAAGGCGTTTCCCTCACTTGGGCTGAAAGGCCTTCTGGAGTTGAAGCATCCCGACTTCTGTGGTCTCAGGGATGTCTTAACTCACCATCAGCAGTGGGTACCTAGGCGTTTTTCCCATCAGCAGTGGGTACCTAGGCGTTTTTCCCTTCCGTGGATAGCCGTGGATAGCCGTAGCACCAAGACTCACCTTTCCTTCCAAAGGACTTGACGTTCTTTACATAGACCGGGAAGGAAGTAGTTGGTGAGTATATTTTTCTTTGGGCCATTAGTTCAAGACTCCTGGAATGGTCCTTGCCACTCAGGATGGGTATAACCACCTCTCTAGCTCTGTCTGTATTCATGTACCAATGCTCCCTGGCTCACACAGCACCAGGTGAGGAGGGAAGCTTTCTGTAGCAGGCAAGCTGATAGGGAAACAGGAAGTGTTGTAGAGCCATTGGCGACTCCACAGTTACGCCCGGAGTCCCAGACAACCTCCCCGAATCCTTAAAGCCTTGGGGCCACTAGCAATACCAGAAATAACAGGTCACTTAAGTCCCAACAGTAGGCGGCAGGGAACCTGTGGGACAAGCCCGAGTGCTACAGTGAAGTGCTTTCAGCTTTATGAGTACAATTTTTTATTGCCACATTAAGGATGTGAAATGTGACTGAAATTAACAGAGACATcagtttcttctttaatttttggaAAATTTAGGCTTCCTAAATTTGAGACAATTTGGTCATTTGGGGCTTGCAaggcagccttttttttttttttttaaatcccagatCTTCTCACTCTCTTTTTCTAGAGGCGACCTAAGTCTTTAAAGCTGTTAAACCGTGGTTTGAGGCCCCTTTGGCAAACacatttacattacgattcataacagtagcaaaactacggttatgaagtagcaaggaaaataagtttctggttgggggtcacggcagcatgaggaactgtgtcaaagggtcacagcattaggaaggctgagaagcactgtttTTTAGAGGTTTACAACCCGTCCCGTCCTTCAGGGGAAGGGGCCTTACCCTCGCCACTTTAGTTTTCAATTGCTCTTGCTGGCATGTGACGGCAGCCATCTGCTGGTGCTCTTGGCTCCGCCTAAGCAGGAGCACATACATGAGTCGGCTCTGTCTGTCTCCAATCGTATACATAGCCTGTGTTCTTGAAGACCTTGGGTAGCTGGTCTCTGGTTCTACAATCCTCTTAAATCAATGGGGGTTATCATTTTTGTCCTGCAAACACATGTTGCCTATATAAAGACCTCAGTCTTTAAAAAAGTCCCTAGGCCCCAAACTCCCATGGCCTGTTTCCATATGCTTGGTTTTGGCCCTCTTTTTGAGTTTGTCTGCTTTGGGGTTGAAAGTGCTACCCAGATATGTCCCTTTAGATGGGACTCTGAATTCTTATAGTAGGCCTCTTGTTTAAACGGTCTGATATGGAGAACACTCTGCTTCGGGACACCTGGTTTATTACAGTAAGGTTTATTACTTTCTATGGCCTTAGCCATAGACCTAAAAATGTTACTTATCTCAATGGCCAGCAAGTTtgggttgctattgttgtttatTCCCACCTCAGGGACAGGTGCTTGTACAAACCTCTCATTGACACTGGGATGTGAGAGGAGGGACAGCTctattgaaaacagaaaacaaaataaaacatcccctgtttggaaaaaaaaaatcctttaaatacCCAAAGCTCAGGAAACACGCAGTTAGCAGGGACCTCCCATCTGCCTGCTGCATATGCTGGCCCTGCATATGCTGGCCCCACGCTTTTCCTGTCTTATCCCCATGACATCCAAACCTATAGTGCTACGGGAGGGGGCTGTCGTAGCTGCAGCATGTGACGAAGAGGCACAGCTGTGCTGGTTCCAAGGCCGTGTCTTTAGTCAGGTGCACAATGGCCGCCTGAGCTGCATGAAGTATAACCTGGGTCTGTCCTAACCCCCACGATAGCGTCTGCGGTATGATTGAGGCCTTGACTCAGCTTTCCTTTTCCAAAACTCTCCTCAAAGCAGATCTGAGACTATCTAATCCTGTCTGGAGCTGGGTGGAGGAGCCATAATGgaggattaaaaaaacaaaaacaaaaacaaaacaaaacaaaacaaaaacaaaaaaaacccggGGAGGGTGACTTCTAGACACACAGTGGAGAATGAAAGGTGTGCCTCAGTCACGGGTATGGAGAGGGGCAAGCCTGGCCAAATTCTTGAAGTAAGGTGGGTGGCGCTCCAGTCCCTGATCCaaaaacaggaggaaaaggaCCATGGACATAGCTCTTGGCACATAAGAGTTGTGCTTGTTAGAGCTGCAGCTAGCCGCTCCTCGTCCATCCTTAAGATAGAcatcatctctccttcctttcttcctccagggAACATTCTTTTCCCTCTACTCCCACCTGTTCTTTCACTGTGCTTCTCTTCCCCTCAGGAGTGTGAGGTGAGCCTGAGGGCATCTTTGTTTAACGAGAACACTGCCTAGGATGGATGGAAGTTCacggtgggggaggaggaggcagggctttctccatctcctccctcagCACTGACCCCTGTGTGGCCTGGCTGCAGCCCCCAGACCATCACCAGTCCTGATGGAGGCACGAGTGGATCTCATTGACCTCGACCTGTGTAACTCAACCCAGTGGTACAATGGGCGTGTCACATCAACTAATGTGTGTGCAGGGTATCCTGAAGGCAAGATTGACACCTGCCAGGTAACTTCCTTCTGGTACCCCAGAGACCCCCTGGGTCCCTCCAGGGATCCTAGCCCCCAAGAAAGACCTCATTTTAAGTCCCTGATCgccatcctctcctccccttgcctAAGGGCCAGCACCTCCAATAAAGGTACTCCCTGATACACCATCGCTATAGTGTGGGGGATGGTGTCCACCATCTGTTCCTACTGAGAACATGTGGTCACATGTAGCATTTGACCCCAGCATTAGCATACAGAACACATTGCCCAAACCTGATCCTTGAAGACACTGCTTTTCTGTTCCCCATAACACAAAGCGCCCTGAGCCACCAATGTTCACGCATGCAGGTAAAGccacatgcatgtatttgtgcaCTCATCTTATTGCCCTCCACATCCCAATGGATATTTGCAGCTCTTAACCTCACCAGTTGTGTCTAAGGCAGCAGGAAAACTATGTGGCTACAGACATTTGTTCTCTCATAGCCCCATGAGCCTTCTGGGAAGGGAGAGTGGTTCAGGCCGAAAGTGACCCCTCTGTCCTTCTGGACAGGGGGACAGTGGTGGGCCTCTCATGTGCAGAGACAACGTCGGCAGCCCCTTTGTGGTCGTGGGGATCACGAGCTGGGGGGTAGGCTGTGCCCGTGCTAAACGTCCTGGAGTCTACACAGCCACCTGGGACTACCTGGACTGGATTGCTTCCAAGATCGGCCCTAACGCCTTGCACTTGATTCAGCCGGCCACCCCTCACCAGCCGCCTACCCACCACCCAGCCGTCTCTTTCCACCCTTCTCCTCTTCGCCCTCCTTGGTATTTCCAACACCCGCCTCCTCAACATCTTCACCTACGACCACCTTGGCCTGTGCTCCATCGGCCGCCTTCAGTCCAAACCTCCTCATCACTCATACCCCTAGTCTCATCCCCAACCCTACCCCAACCTGCATCCTTTTCTTTTGCTACACACCATACGAGACACCGCACAACGCTATCTTTCCCTCAGCGTCTACAGCGCCTCATAGAGGCCCTGAAGATGAGAACTCACCCTATGAAATATCCGGCCCGATACAGTGGACCAATGAACTACCACCACCGCTTCTCCACGTTTGAGCCCCTTTCCAACAAACCCAGTGAGCCCCTCCTCCATTACTGAGAAAAGAGATATGAGTGAAATAaagcatatatttgtatataaatatacatacacacaagaggaCATGCTTTATGGACTTCTATTTTCTCCAACTCAACCCAAATCATCCTCCGTCAAATTTACACCTTCCTTCCCTCAGCTCCAATAAAATGGAATTActcaatattgttttttttttaaaagatttatttattatatgtaagtacactgtagctgtcttcattatgggtgtttgtgagccaccatgtggttgctgggatttgaactcatgaccttctgaagagcagttggtgctcttacccgctgagccatctcaccagcccctgttttttttttttttaatgttgaatttTAATGCTTGAATAAGCAAACTTGGGCCATAGGCCAACCATGGTCCTTCATACTTTATTGATACTGCCAGGTGTTAAATACCTCTGTATATGTAACTAGAGGGTGGGGTGAGAGAGCTCACTCTACCAGCTAAGCTGACCAGAAAAGAGGAGGGTGGGCTCCCCCCTAGAAGGCCATGTTCTTGATGCTACCATGAGATTGGCCCAAAGAGATGCATCTGTGTGAAAGGCCTGGATCTTCAGAGAACAAGGGATGAGCAGGCTGCCTGGTAGCCACAAGAAGTATCTACCAGCACATAAATCACCTTTCTTGTAGCTGATCAAGCATTACCTGTTCAGGGTTATTACTGACCTATAGGTAAATCTTCTAGTTCTGGGACTCAAGCCCATAATAACTTATTTGCTAAAGCTTTCCAGGAATAAAAATGGGGAGAGGGGAATCTTATGGATGCACCTGAGTTTGGAATGGCTTTTACAATCATTAGATGTTTAAGAATACCCATTGTAAGGAACAGAAACCAGTTTGAACCTTTTTAATGATACAAAGCTATGCAGGACCAATAGGAATGGGTCAGAAGCATTTTCAAGGAACAGTGAGCCCAGTGCAAATGGTCTGAAGCTTCCTCAGAATGGGTGCTGGGCACTCAGTCCAGGTTGTCAGACTTACCCCGCACTGCCTGAGGCTGCGGTCAGCCCTCAGCCTGACAACATTTGTTTGCTTAGTCTTGAGAAGGATGCCCAGATGGACTCTGTTTTGCTGTTCATCCTGgtcaagaaaataaatcaaacctGGTGTTTAGATAAACCACTTGTGTTTATTAAAGACGGTAGGGCAGAGAGAAGCAACACTTCCTGAAATCAAAATGTACTCAAGGGTGCATTCTGTTCTCAGAAGTTGTACTTTGCTTTCCAGCTGGGCCGCGCTGGGTTCGTAAGAGTGTAAGGCCTCTGGCCGCTCAGAGTGAGGCACAAGGATCCAAAGGGTTAGGTTGTGTCCAGCAACCAGCCGGACTTTGGCATCTGTTCGATTTGGCAATGCCTACTCACCTGTGTGCAGAAGTAACACTTTTTACCTTACTTTGGATTGAGTGGTCCCTTTCTTGGGACCCCAGACCTATTTCTAAAAGCCTGGCACCCAATGTGAGAGGCTCTCTGTGACCCAAGTTCCCGGGAAATGATTCCCATCCTGGGAGGTGCACGCTCTTGCCTTATTGCCGAGGTCCTGGATATGGACAAATATCTCAGGCTCCTGAACTACCAGAACCCCAAATCTGAAAATGAATCAGCAGCATTGAGATAAGGGCATTGAGTGAGCGCAGCAGCAACTGTGCGACTTCTGAGCACAAACCAAGGCAAGAAAATTGAGCTATTAGAGTACGGATGGGGTTgggattcttgtttttttttttttttttgagggtgaGTGAGTGAGATGTCCATCCTTGGAAGTGGAAAGCAAAAAGTCCAGGGGGACTACACATGAAACCAGTATGGGGGGGTGGGTGCGGAGGGGGGTTGAGTAACTTCCAGGAGGGCTCGGGAAGGGAGGAATGACATCCTTTGATGTTTCCCATGTAGCCTGTTAGGATGAATTTTGAGGTTCTGGGATGACAACTTCTGAACCAagagaagaaaaaccaaacaacagtgGAACTTGGAAGTGTGAATACCGCCTTGGTGGGCGGGACATCTGGAAGGTCGTTTGAGTGTGACTGAAATGTTTAATCCGATGAGAAGTGAGTGTGGACTCCCGATCTGCAGTTCCAGTTTCCTGTGAGGGAAAAAGCATTTCGGGTAGAGTTCTGGTGGTATGGAGGGTCCACACCAACTGCAGTAGTTAAAAGGCCTCTGCTGTTCCCGAGGGTTATCAGCATAGGAAAAGGGAGAAGGTTGAGCCTCTCTCATCAAGACATCACAGTTGTAAGGAAGGGAAACCGGGCTCCTCTTTTGGGTAAGCAGATGGATAAAAGACCTGAGACCAATCAGAGTACTCCGTCTCCTAAGGCACGCGCTACAGTATTGGGGGTGATGGGGGGGAGgacaaaagggaaaggaaaactgAGTAAGGCTAGAtctcttagggtttctattgctgcgatgaaacaccaagaccaaaagcaatgGGTaatgggtaggaaagggtttattttagcttcttATTCTCAGGTTGATAATTCATCACTGAGGGAGTCAGAgaagggcaggatcctggagccaggaactgaagcagaggccatggaggagggctgcttaccggcttgctcctcagggcttgctcagcctgctttcttataccaacATGGACTACCTGCCAAAGGTGAGCTGCGTTCTTCCACACCAATCATTAAGACAATAGCATATTGGCTTACCTCTAGgctaatcttatggaggcatttctcaagattctctcttctaagtAACAAATAGAGTTGTGTCAGGATGACAACTAACATATTGGGTATGTGAACTTATAGAACATATTAATGATGAGAGGCCAAGAGTGTGGAGGAGACGATTATGATACTTGCTGGAGAAGGGACCCAGGACCCTCTGTTCTCTGATATAATAGCAACAGAGTAAACGAGAGAAAAGAGAGCCACCTTCTAAGGGAGATCCGCTGGaccacttctctgtctctgtgctgggAGCCCCAGTTTTGAACTTCCAGCTCAAGTTCTGGTTCTTTTGTATATCCCAGTCTCTAGTCTAAGAATGAACCTTGAAGAATGGCAGAAGGGTATCCAAAATCTTCCCTTGTCAACAGAGGGATCCCCTCCATTTGTCaacatcccccttcccagttcaGAGGTCTTAAATTACAAAGGGGGCTAAGGCCTTTGATAAAACACTTATATGCGACATTTGGACTATTGGATCAATATCTTGGGCCTCAACTCTATACTTGGCCTGAGTTGATGTCGATATTATTACTTTATCTAGTGGACAGGGGATGATAAGAAGAGCTgtcaccacatacatacatgtaggtgaaacacataaaatatttaaaaagacaaggTTCCTACTTAAGTGGAGGTCACAATCTCTTCGAGGCTGGAGAAATGCCCAGCAGTTAAAGGCACTGTTGCTCTTGTGGATGACCTggatttggtccccagcacccacatggtgtttCAAAGCTACCTTTTTTAGCTCCAGGGgttctgacatcctcttctgactctGAAGGTACCAAGCCCACATAGTGCACAGACGTACATGCTGGCAAGATATTCAGACGTgcaatcttaaaacaacaacaacacgaTGAGAacaataaacaagaaagaatgcTGTGGCTGGATGGGGTAGAAGGATGGAAATAAAAAGATGGCAACCAATGACTTACATGGGAGGTATAACAGTGAGAGGTTCGTCAAGGCCACATGAGGAATCTTTGAAACTTGGCCACAAAGGGGATTGGAAAATCAGTACTCCAGTCTTAGACTGGAtatcaataaaacatttaatatacaATAGGGGAATTAATATGTAATAGGGAAAAGAAGAATGGCCTACAATATTTCTAGAAAGGCAAAAGGATCAGATGAAAAAAGTGTTTGGGGTTAACCATTAAAGAGCCGTTACACTTTATAAAGACCAGCTGGCCTAACGCAGTGAAAAGTTAGTGAAAAGACTGAGGTTTGAAAGGAAGAAGATTCTAGAGGCAGAAGTGAAGGGAAAAGGGACATTTCAAGAGGGAATtccctatcttaaaataaaaacaagaaataatgcCCTGCATTGCATGGCTTTTGCAGAGGGTTAAAAGACATTCATAAAATACCCTTTGTTACCTAAACTGAAATTCCAGGGCTATTGTGGAGAGTTTTAGCTctgtatttgcttttgtttcacATCCTGGGTCATTTTGATAATGTGCTAATGCTCTTGTTAAaacatgtattctttttttcccctagccataggaaggaaaaaaaaaagattctaaggGAATTAAAAGCTTGTTTGATGTTTGCAATAGGAAAAAAAGCTTAATAAAATTATGGGTATAGGTAATCTTCATTCTCTATAATGTGCCTTGGATTTGGATTTGACTTATTTAGGGAAAGAAATAGTAAATGTGTGTGCGAGAAGTACTGAGAAGAATGTAAGTATGAGTTCatatttttgatgattttataTAACACAAGATTTTTGTCctaaaattgaaaaattaaagtttagtTACTACTTTATTACtatggagagacaccatgactgaggcaaccttaaggaaggaagacttcatttggggcttacagttttagacGGTGACtgtgctggctgctcttgtgtcaacctgacacaagctagagtcatcgaaaaggagggaacctcaactgagaaaatgcctctgtaaggtCTAGCCgttgaacattttcttcattagtaatTGATTGATGGGGGGAGCCCAGCCCacggtgggtggtgccatccctgggctagctaaggaggctgagcaagtcataagGAGCAatccagtcagcagcaccccaacagggcctctgcatcagctcctgcctccaggttcctgcccttctTAACTTCCTGTCCCGACTtcgatgatgaactgtgatgtgcaAGCACAagcctaataaaccctttcctccccaagttgctttccttatggtgttttgtcacagcactaGTAACCAGGAGAgtgagttcatggccatcctAGTGGGGAGCGTGGCAgctggcaggcaggcatagtgttGGGCCAGTAAATGAGATCTTATATACTTTTTGGCAAGTGGGAGGCCCACAGAGAGAAGGGTAactgggcttttgaaatctcaaaaccaaCGTCCAGTGAtgcacctcctctaacaaggtcacacctcctagcCCTTCCCTAGTTCTGCCAACGGGAACCGAGCTTTCAAATGTATGAGTGTATGGTGGcttttctcactcaaaccactgAAAGAACAAAGTGAAATTAAAGCCAAGTCACAGAAGTCTGAATATATTGTGTAATGTCTGTGGAGAGTGGGACTTGAGGGTGATATATGTTTGATGATAAAGTTATTAAAATTCTTAagattggccgggcggtggtggcgcacgcctttaatcccagcacttgggaggcagagacaggcagatttctgagttcgaggccagcctggtctacaaagtgagctccaggacagccagggctacacagagaaaccctgtgtcaaaaaaaaaaaaaaattttgagtaAATTCTTAAGATTATACTGATCTACTTGTGGTAAAgtttgcaatttttttcttgttgttaaagttttgagacaggggctcattgtgtagccttagctatcctggaactgagtATGTGGTCCAGACTGACCCTGATCTTTCAgtgatctgcttgcctctgaacCTTgagggccaccacacctggctccatgGTACTCTCAATAGATGATTAAAAAATACGTTGCAAACAGGTCAAATATTTATCAGTGAATGAATAAGCAAATTGTTGAATATATACACGATGGAATACAGTCCAGCTATGAGAGAGACAATGAATACGATGCATGGATGAATCagtctctctctgactttttcctctctgtctctgtctctcttcctgtctctcttcataGTCCTGTCTTGGGACTcacaaaggcatgtgccacagtgctctGCTCTGGATCTTGAAAGTGGAAGAAagttgccaggcaatggtggtgcacatctttaatcccagcacttgggaggcagaggcaggtggatttctgagttcgaggtctgcctggtctacagagtgagttccaggacagacagcgctacatagagaaaccctatttcaaacacacacacacaaactcacacacacacacacatacacatacacacacaaagaaagtgGAAGAAAGTTAGACACAAAAAGTCACATATTGTATGATTTCACTTATATGAAATATTCAGAATTAATAAATGCACAAGGAGGAACACAGTGGTGGCAGTACGGCCTTGACTTTAGTGTGATGGGACCACACAGAATTGGCACGTGTACCACACTGTGACTATATGAAATGCACTGGAAGCTCGTGTGCATTTCACCTCAGATATTGCATCCCTGTTTAGTCTATTTAATTTAATCCCTTCAAAAACTGGTTAAATCATAAAGTGTGGCAACGGACCCCTAAAACTTCTAAAAGACATGGTTTAATGACAGCTGTTGTGCAGTAGTTATCTATGAGCCCTCTGACCCCAATACCAGTGCCGATGGAGAAATGCAGTTTCCCCTTTCCCCAGAAAAGTGTCTGAGCTAAAGTAGGAGCCACTTTGCCCTGGAGGATGCACATTATTTTCTGTGCCTCATGTGTGCACTTGCTGACAGTCTTCAGGCTGGACCAAAGTCTACAGCAGTTTGTCCTTCCAAGGGAGTTGGAGATGGTAGTAAAGCTGGCCTCCAGCTGAGATAAGAACTTGTTTGGGGGTTGGAGATGGTAGTAAAGTTGGCTGCCAGCTGGGATAAGAACTTGTTTAGGTTCTCACCTCACTCTGTTCTCCTCATTCAGCTGAGAAAGCAGCCCCAGTAGGCCATCTAAAAAAATGTCTTCTCAGGCTCTGTCTGCTTCAAGGAAACCTGATAAAGAAGAGTTATGGGAAAGCCAATAATGGTACATTTTGAGTACGTGAAATCTATCTCAATAAAGCTATTTACATAAAGAGAAATACCTACTGGCAGGAGTGTAGTTATGAGGTAGGACATTTACTTAGCTAGCTCATGAGGTCCTGGGTCCAGTGCTCAAAACTGCAACatacacatccatacagacatgcatacatacacctgGATTATTAATCATTTACAATAActattacttttcttctttttagaaaaagtctcactttgtagctatGGATAGTCTGGAATTcgctctgtagtccagactggacttgaacttaagagatccacctgcctctgcctcccggctGGGATTTAATGGTATGTTCCACTATGCTCAGTaacaaggttttatttttcttctaaaaatcttACCTCATCTGTGTAATGCATTCCTGAGAATCCCTGATCAGAAGTCAGATGAACATGTATCACCTACTTAAAGGTGAAACACACTTGTTCCTGAGATCTCAAATCTATATTCAGTTAAGAAAAGCCCACAAACAACAAATTGTGCTGACATGGCCTCTCTAGGCACCGAGAGCTATTTGGACTGCAGCGTGGCAGCAAATCAAGGCTGCCTCCCTTCATCGACTAGGctgatgtttttctttgtctaCTTCAGACCTCAAAGCGCAGACACCCAGGGTGGTGGTTttatgagaatggctcccataggttcaATGAACTGGTGGAACTGTTGAGAGAGGACTAGGAGGTATGGCTTGGTTGGAGGTGTGCcattggggatgggctttgaggttccaaagaTCTTGCCATTCACCATTCTCATTGGTCTTCTCTGCCTTGTGCCTGTGGACCAACTGTGACCctccagctactgctccagctccgtgccttcctgcctgctaccatgctctCTAGGATGATGGTcctggactcaccctctgaaactgtgagccccaTTAAGTGCCATGGCATTTTGTTATGgcaatagaaaggtaactaagacacTTAGCGTTTATGAAACTTTATCTTTAttgtaaaaaaggaaataatataaacaaaataatgataatgCAAATGATGCTCAAGACAATCGTAAAAGTAATCTAGCAAGTGGCAGAAGAGCAGGGCAGCTCTTCCCTGCTGCCCACTGCCACCCATAGAAGATGCAGTGAGACTCGCCCTAGAGAGGCTGCCACCCATAGAAGATGCAGTGTGTGACTCGCCCTAGAGAGGTGGAGGGAAGCTTTCTACCCTGAGATGGAGGCTGTTTTTGTTCACATGGTAGGAAACAGTAAGGTGTGTGTATAAGCAGATATGGCTAGACTTGTCTCCACTCCACTGCAATAGTCCTGCTCCTGTACTCTCAACCAACCTAGAAGAGCTCCTGAAACAGTCAGTGCTAAAAAACAAATCTGGAATTAATAGTTGTCTGTCAAAAATGTTGAGAAAGTTGgttgggagacaggagagaggtatCACAGATGGATTCCGTAGGGACATATAGTCCTCAAGGGTTAGCATCATTCTCTCTGCAGAAGTGAAGGGACAGTCCCTGAGGTCAGTTTGGGAAGAAAGACAACAAACACCTAAAT
Coding sequences within:
- the Acr gene encoding acrosin isoform X2, which codes for MVSLQIFTSHNNRRYHACGGSLLNSHWVLTAAHCFDNKKKVYDWRLVFGAQEIEYGRNKPVMEPQQERFVQKIVIHEKYNAVTEGNDIALLKITPPVICGDFIGPSCLPHFKAGPPQIPHTCFVTGWGYIKEKAPRPSPVLMEARVDLIDLDLCNSTQWYNGRVTSTNVCAGYPEGKIDTCQGDSGGPLMCRDNVGSPFVVVGITSWGVGCARAKRPGVYTATWDYLDWIASKIGPNALHLIQPATPHQPPTHHPAVSFHPSPLRPPWYFQHPPPQHLHLRPPWPVLHRPPSVQTSSSLIPLVSSPTLPQPASFSFATHHTRHRTTLSFPQRLQRLIEALKMRTHPMKYPARYSGPMNYHHRFSTFEPLSNKPSEPLLHY
- the Acr gene encoding acrosin isoform X1; its protein translation is MVEMLPTVAVLVLAVSVVAKDNTTCDGPCGLRFRQDPQASVRIVGGQTSQPGAWPWMVSLQIFTSHNNRRYHACGGSLLNSHWVLTAAHCFDNKKKVYDWRLVFGAQEIEYGRNKPVMEPQQERFVQKIVIHEKYNAVTEGNDIALLKITPPVICGDFIGPSCLPHFKAGPPQIPHTCFVTGWGYIKEKAPRPSPVLMEARVDLIDLDLCNSTQWYNGRVTSTNVCAGYPEGKIDTCQGDSGGPLMCRDNVGSPFVVVGITSWGVGCARAKRPGVYTATWDYLDWIASKIGPNALHLIQPATPHQPPTHHPAVSFHPSPLRPPWYFQHPPPQHLHLRPPWPVLHRPPSVQTSSSLIPLVSSPTLPQPASFSFATHHTRHRTTLSFPQRLQRLIEALKMRTHPMKYPARYSGPMNYHHRFSTFEPLSNKPSEPLLHY